One Campylobacter sputorum subsp. sputorum DNA segment encodes these proteins:
- a CDS encoding NADH-quinone oxidoreductase subunit M: protein MEHILSILIFIPVFGAILGFLVDCKSIKIYGIFVAFIEFILTLLMWSFYDPSLGDLAFVEQFPILSNFNINYFVGIDGISLFLIVLSSFITLIALINLKVQDGIKNITICVLFLESGLIGFFSSLDAMLFYIFWELALIPIFIIIGTYGGEKRIYACVKFFIYTFAGSIIMLVGIITMAYFYYKSFGKISFNILDWYHLSLPMKVQIWLFFSFVLAFSIKTAIFPFHTWLPYAYSQSPIVGSILISSLLAKMGTYGFIRIVLPVFPDASVYFVDLLAILACIMVIYAGLIAFAKDDMKQLAAYSSISHMGIIMLGIFAINAEGIGGAVFFMISHGVLIAAFFMIISVLYDRKQTYLMGEFSGIAKIMPKFTIIFVVIMLGLIGLPLTIGFVGEFLSLLGMFKTNPFYAFFGGLGIIIGAAYMLNLCRNVFFKKAQNSSNLILKDLSFREYISLIPIFIVVIILGVYPKPLLSVIDDSAQKVVKIMHDKSIDIDTKEFIKKSNLIKGVKFGNN, encoded by the coding sequence ATGGAACATATTTTAAGTATTTTGATATTTATTCCAGTATTTGGTGCTATTTTGGGATTTTTAGTAGATTGTAAAAGTATAAAAATATATGGTATTTTTGTTGCTTTTATAGAATTTATTTTAACTTTATTGATGTGGAGTTTTTATGATCCAAGTCTTGGAGACTTAGCCTTTGTTGAGCAATTCCCTATTTTGAGCAATTTTAATATAAATTATTTTGTAGGTATTGATGGAATATCTCTGTTTTTGATAGTTTTAAGTTCATTTATAACACTAATTGCTTTGATAAATTTAAAAGTACAAGATGGCATAAAAAACATAACTATTTGTGTTTTGTTTTTAGAATCTGGACTTATTGGCTTTTTTTCCAGTTTGGATGCTATGTTATTTTATATTTTTTGGGAACTTGCTTTAATCCCTATTTTTATAATAATAGGAACATATGGCGGAGAAAAAAGAATTTATGCTTGCGTTAAGTTTTTTATCTATACATTCGCAGGTTCTATAATAATGCTTGTTGGTATAATAACTATGGCATATTTTTACTACAAATCTTTTGGAAAAATCAGTTTTAACATACTTGATTGGTATCATTTATCGCTACCAATGAAAGTGCAAATTTGGTTATTTTTCTCATTTGTTTTAGCATTTAGCATAAAAACAGCGATTTTTCCTTTTCATACTTGGCTTCCTTATGCATACTCACAATCACCGATAGTAGGCTCTATTTTGATATCTTCTCTTCTTGCAAAAATGGGAACATATGGTTTTATTCGCATAGTTTTACCAGTTTTTCCAGATGCTAGTGTATATTTTGTAGATTTACTTGCAATACTAGCTTGCATTATGGTAATTTATGCCGGACTTATAGCATTTGCAAAAGATGATATGAAGCAACTTGCCGCATACAGCTCTATTTCTCATATGGGTATCATTATGTTAGGTATATTTGCTATAAATGCAGAAGGAATCGGCGGTGCAGTTTTTTTCATGATAAGTCATGGTGTATTAATAGCTGCATTTTTTATGATAATTAGCGTTTTGTATGATAGAAAACAAACTTATCTTATGGGCGAGTTTAGCGGTATTGCTAAGATAATGCCAAAATTTACTATAATTTTTGTTGTAATTATGCTTGGACTCATAGGATTGCCGCTTACGATAGGTTTTGTTGGCGAGTTTTTAAGTTTGCTTGGAATGTTTAAAACAAATCCATTTTATGCTTTTTTTGGTGGATTAGGTATCATTATCGGTGCAGCATATATGCTAAATTTATGTAGAAATGTTTTTTTCAAAAAAGCACAAAATAGTTCAAATTTAATACTAAAAGATTTATCATTTAGAGAATACATTTCGCTAATACCGATTTTTATTGTTGTTATTATCCTTGGTGTATATCCAAAACCGCTTCTTAGTGTTATAGATGATAGTGCTCAAAAAGTTGTAAAAATTATGCACGATAAATCTATAGATATAGACACTAAAGAGTTTATAAAAAAATCAAATTTAATAAAAGGGGTTAAATTTGGAAACAATTAA
- the nuoL gene encoding NADH-quinone oxidoreductase subunit L yields MEKYALIAIFMPLVSFLFATLFCLEKRKLLVGIVSTTLIFVSMVSSLILLNYIMDNGILNLYIAEFISIASLDVPYGFMIDEVGVIMMCVVTFVASVVHLYSIGYMKHDDGFNKFFAYLGLFVFSMLVLVMSNNFIGLFIGWEGVGLSSWLLIGFWYENTKFSYAANEAFIMNRIADLGMLIGIFLIYKECGTLIYSDVFKMISGIDYKILMFIGSFLFIGAMGKSAQFPFHTWLADAMAGPTPVSALIHAATMVTAGVYLVIRANDIFGAVNELSLFIAYLGAFVAVFGASMALVQNDLKRIIAYSTLSQLGYMFVAAGFGAYWIALFHLVTHAFFKSLLFLCAGNVMHSMKDDTDIRNMGGLYNSMKFTAILMIIGSVALAGVYPFAGFFSKDKILEVAFNEANYGIFIALFIGAIMTAFYSFRLIMVVFFGSKRHDFITRDASKIMLFSLIPLAFLSIVAGFIEHGFEKFSLMALPEYIIDIASEVSMLLIACTLISVVAVIVITIYFYKDDKFNTKFTNNIIYKILINEYFIPNLYSKFVCIYKHSCLFLASFDKKIIDHSVDFIASSVYKFGSFASKIQTGNLSFMLKLMVFGLFVMLCLVFVI; encoded by the coding sequence ATGGAAAAATATGCTTTAATTGCCATTTTTATGCCTTTGGTATCTTTTTTGTTTGCAACTCTTTTTTGCCTTGAGAAAAGAAAACTTTTAGTTGGTATTGTAAGTACAACTTTGATTTTTGTAAGTATGGTTTCATCGCTTATTTTGCTAAATTATATTATGGATAATGGAATTTTAAATTTATACATAGCAGAGTTTATAAGTATAGCTTCTCTTGATGTGCCTTATGGATTTATGATAGATGAAGTTGGTGTTATAATGATGTGTGTGGTTACATTTGTTGCTAGTGTAGTGCATTTGTATTCTATCGGCTATATGAAACACGATGATGGTTTTAATAAATTTTTTGCTTATCTTGGACTTTTTGTTTTTTCTATGCTTGTTTTAGTAATGAGCAATAATTTTATAGGACTTTTCATAGGCTGGGAGGGCGTTGGATTAAGCTCTTGGTTGCTTATTGGTTTTTGGTATGAAAATACTAAATTTTCTTATGCGGCAAATGAAGCTTTTATAATGAACAGAATTGCCGATCTTGGTATGCTAATAGGTATTTTTCTTATATACAAAGAGTGTGGAACGCTTATTTATAGTGATGTTTTTAAAATGATTTCAGGTATTGATTATAAAATTTTAATGTTTATAGGCTCATTTTTATTTATAGGTGCAATGGGAAAAAGTGCACAATTTCCTTTTCATACTTGGCTTGCTGATGCTATGGCTGGACCAACGCCTGTTTCAGCATTAATCCATGCAGCTACAATGGTTACAGCTGGAGTTTATCTTGTAATTAGAGCAAATGATATATTTGGGGCAGTAAATGAACTTAGTTTATTTATAGCCTATCTTGGTGCTTTTGTAGCTGTTTTTGGTGCATCTATGGCTTTGGTTCAAAATGATTTAAAAAGAATAATAGCATATTCAACGCTTTCTCAATTAGGATATATGTTTGTTGCTGCTGGATTTGGAGCGTATTGGATAGCACTTTTTCATCTTGTAACACATGCATTTTTTAAATCACTTCTTTTCCTTTGTGCCGGAAATGTAATGCATTCTATGAAAGACGATACAGATATCAGAAATATGGGCGGATTGTATAATAGTATGAAATTTACAGCTATTTTAATGATAATTGGCTCTGTTGCACTTGCTGGAGTTTATCCTTTTGCTGGATTTTTCTCAAAAGATAAAATTTTAGAAGTTGCATTTAATGAGGCAAATTATGGCATTTTTATAGCTCTTTTCATAGGTGCTATAATGACTGCATTTTATAGTTTTAGACTGATTATGGTTGTATTTTTTGGCTCAAAAAGACACGATTTCATAACTCGCGATGCTAGTAAGATTATGCTATTTTCTCTTATTCCTTTGGCATTTTTATCCATAGTTGCCGGATTTATAGAGCATGGTTTTGAGAAATTTAGTCTAATGGCATTACCAGAATATATCATAGATATAGCTAGTGAAGTTTCTATGTTACTTATCGCTTGCACTCTTATAAGCGTTGTAGCCGTTATTGTTATAACTATATATTTTTACAAAGATGATAAATTTAATACTAAATTTACAAATAATATAATATACAAAATACTTATAAATGAGTATTTTATACCAAATTTATACTCTAAATTTGTTTGTATTTATAAACACTCTTGTTTATTTCTTGCAAGTTTTGATAAAAAAATAATAGATCATAGTGTTGATTTTATAGCTAGTAGTGTATATAAATTTGGTAGTTTTGCAAGTAAAATACAAACAGGAAATCTCTCTTTTATGCTTAAGCTTATGGTATTTGGTCTGTTTGTTATGCTGTGTTTAGTGTTTGTGATTTAA
- the nuoK gene encoding NADH-quinone oxidoreductase subunit NuoK: MISLNHYLIVAILMFCIGIIGVMKRRNLIMLFFSTEIILNAANLALVAIGTYHNDMSGQIFAFFIVAIAASEIAVGLGLMILWYKKTGSIELSSLENMKG; the protein is encoded by the coding sequence ATGATAAGCTTAAATCACTATTTGATAGTTGCTATTTTGATGTTTTGTATCGGTATAATCGGTGTTATGAAAAGAAGAAATCTTATAATGTTATTTTTTTCAACAGAGATTATATTAAATGCTGCAAATTTAGCGTTAGTAGCAATTGGGACTTATCATAATGATATGAGTGGACAGATTTTTGCATTTTTTATAGTAGCAATAGCTGCTTCAGAGATTGCAGTTGGACTTGGACTTATGATTTTATGGTATAAAAAAACCGGCTCTATAGAGCTATCTAGTTTAGAAAATATGAAAGGATAA
- a CDS encoding NADH-quinone oxidoreductase subunit J — protein sequence MIETLGFYFFTICSLGMFLISVFSKNTLYSMTALAGGMIFISGFFFLLSAEFLGVVQIIVYVGAVLVLYAFSMMFFDASKPVKEQKNNKLVYTLGVASSLLAVIIVLIPISYKTPIVPQYEIVSNLSNVKTVGMILFTKYLIVFELAAVMLLVAMICGILLVHKDMDKNVSKESL from the coding sequence ATGATAGAAACACTTGGATTTTATTTTTTTACTATTTGTTCTCTTGGAATGTTTTTAATAAGCGTATTTTCTAAAAATACATTATATTCAATGACGGCTTTGGCTGGTGGAATGATATTTATTTCAGGATTTTTCTTTTTACTTAGTGCAGAGTTTTTAGGTGTTGTGCAAATTATAGTTTATGTAGGAGCCGTGCTTGTACTTTATGCTTTTTCTATGATGTTTTTTGATGCATCCAAACCTGTAAAAGAGCAAAAAAATAATAAGTTGGTTTACACGCTTGGCGTGGCAAGTTCGCTTTTAGCTGTAATTATAGTTTTAATACCGATTTCTTATAAAACCCCTATTGTTCCTCAGTATGAGATAGTATCAAATTTAAGTAATGTAAAAACAGTTGGTATGATTTTATTTACAAAATATCTAATAGTTTTTGAGTTAGCTGCCGTAATGCTGCTAGTTGCGATGATATGTGGTATTTTGTTGGTTCATAAAGATATGGATAAGAATGTTAGCAAGGAGAGTTTATGA
- the nuoI gene encoding NADH-quinone oxidoreductase subunit NuoI, giving the protein MIKYKLIDQRQRPKNSYEKFLNFWRNTFKGELFVGLWVVLKPMLKRECNTLKYPAEKMSLPPRYRGVHKLMRLLESENERCIGCGLCEKICVSHCIRMDTCLDKDGRKKVINYSINLGRCVYCGLCADVCPEIAIVFGGEYENTSEQRAYFGFKEDFLTKKGTQICEFEGYGSLSDDADNLVKKTPLSY; this is encoded by the coding sequence ATGATAAAGTATAAGTTAATAGATCAAAGACAAAGACCAAAAAATTCTTATGAAAAGTTTTTAAATTTTTGGAGAAATACTTTTAAAGGCGAACTTTTTGTAGGTTTGTGGGTTGTGCTTAAACCTATGTTAAAAAGAGAATGTAATACTCTTAAATATCCTGCAGAAAAAATGTCTTTACCGCCACGATATAGAGGTGTTCATAAGCTAATGAGACTACTTGAGAGTGAAAATGAGCGTTGTATAGGTTGTGGACTGTGTGAGAAAATTTGCGTTAGTCACTGCATAAGAATGGATACTTGCTTAGATAAAGATGGCAGGAAAAAAGTTATTAATTACTCTATAAATTTGGGTCGTTGTGTGTATTGTGGGCTTTGTGCTGATGTGTGTCCAGAAATTGCTATAGTATTTGGTGGTGAATATGAAAATACAAGTGAACAAAGAGCATATTTTGGCTTTAAAGAAGATTTTTTAACCAAAAAAGGCACCCAAATTTGCGAGTTTGAAGGTTACGGTTCTTTAAGCGATGATGCAGATAATCTTGTTAAAAAAACACCACTTTCGTATTAG
- the nuoH gene encoding NADH-quinone oxidoreductase subunit NuoH: protein MSDSAFMILEVVVKSLVILAIIASLGGLATYAERKVLAYMQRRIGPWMVGPAGVLQIVADMIKLFCKEDIVPRNANKFIFKIAPLVTTTAAFSALAAIPFLPEFTLFGYTIRPILADVGVGVLYVIGCMGICVYGTLLSGLASYNKFALLSSARAVAQLLSFEAINSLALLSVIMVVGSLSLIDINNAQSGSIFHWFIFKQPLAFVLYYMATFVESNRTPFCLTENETELLAGNSTEYSGMRFGMFFIGEYANMITSSILLSLVFMGGFNSLWIIPGWIMMLLKSSLFFFIFLWTRAAWPHLRPDQIMGLCWKVCLPLALLNIFITAILLI, encoded by the coding sequence ATGAGTGATAGTGCTTTTATGATACTTGAAGTTGTTGTTAAATCATTGGTAATTTTAGCAATCATTGCTTCACTCGGTGGGCTTGCAACATATGCTGAGAGAAAAGTTTTAGCGTATATGCAAAGAAGAATCGGACCTTGGATGGTTGGACCGGCCGGAGTTTTGCAAATAGTTGCTGATATGATAAAACTTTTTTGTAAAGAAGACATTGTCCCAAGAAATGCAAACAAATTTATATTTAAGATAGCTCCTCTTGTAACCACAACTGCCGCATTTTCTGCACTTGCAGCTATACCATTTTTACCTGAATTTACTCTTTTTGGCTACACAATAAGACCGATTTTGGCAGATGTTGGCGTTGGAGTGCTTTATGTAATTGGTTGTATGGGTATTTGTGTTTATGGAACCTTGCTTTCTGGTCTTGCAAGTTATAATAAATTTGCACTACTTTCTTCAGCTAGAGCTGTGGCACAACTTCTTTCATTTGAAGCTATTAACTCACTTGCTTTGCTTTCTGTGATAATGGTAGTTGGCTCACTTTCTTTGATAGATATAAACAATGCTCAAAGTGGTTCAATATTTCATTGGTTTATTTTTAAACAGCCACTTGCTTTTGTTTTGTATTATATGGCTACTTTTGTAGAATCAAATAGAACTCCATTTTGTCTTACAGAAAATGAAACAGAGCTTCTTGCTGGAAACTCAACTGAGTATAGCGGTATGAGATTTGGTATGTTTTTCATAGGCGAATATGCAAATATGATAACATCTTCTATACTTTTATCACTCGTATTTATGGGCGGATTTAACTCGCTTTGGATAATTCCAGGTTGGATTATGATGCTGCTTAAATCATCACTGTTTTTCTTTATATTTTTATGGACAAGAGCGGCATGGCCTCATCTTAGACCAGATCAGATTATGGGGCTTTGTTGGAAAGTTTGTCTTCCACTTGCTCTTTTAAACATATTTATTACCGCCATTTTGCTGATTTAG
- a CDS encoding NADH-quinone oxidoreductase subunit G: MVTIRINDQICQCDEGEYILNVARANGIFIPTMCYLSQCSPTLACRLCMGEVDGKRVYTCNAKAKDGMVVYTNTPDILEERNAIMQTYCVNHPLECGVCDKSGECHLQNLTHHMKVDEQNFSIKDSLKKVKDWGFISYDPSLCVVCERCITVCKDKIGDNILKTTPRNADQVPKELKETMSKDAHFVWSKMQKNLIGKISDDNCVACGECAAVCPVGALVQTHFKYTSNAWELTRIPASNPHSSDCELIYYDVKQTSIEDKNPKIYRVSNDYEFGEINGAARFGYDFENGVNRKDKINFQRIVEKIKNGEIKTIKFNSFITNEEAFLLNKFKHKFGIKLINEEARIYQNFLKNFSKTSGSSLYNGDFESLRNAEFIVVAGSFLRSDSPNTSYKINNALKINKASGIYFHPLGDKVVDNYSKNFLTCKHSYNQDSEILLWILQRFASSLPINLQDKLNQEFKEIQTTNEDGTQSYTKISKFADILGFDEQKVLALSDKKEKLFLVIGEDFYYSKNAKTLAMLTGLVQKYTPFKVILIPSCTNSLGVSLICDLDEKQEGFTLGYNENCDITFSVFGGDLDAPALNEQEGTFCNIEKRVVPTNAALPYNGYELNDFAKELGFGEEFVIDFTPKLSENLHFKSIKFDDLENFYDNAGNSHRGYKLDVQNFQSQDEVDLSDILQEDMGETLIYRANPVYQFSKFTNRASLLNESASLYVSSEFLEKYGLDEKSVVIIKKDDIKFAIKVSLDKNLAGDIAYLPTFDEKIPFRDIFSQRFASINLTKGGSDE, from the coding sequence ATGGTAACTATTCGCATAAATGATCAAATTTGCCAGTGTGATGAAGGTGAATATATATTAAATGTAGCTAGAGCAAATGGTATTTTTATACCTACTATGTGTTATTTAAGCCAGTGTTCCCCAACGCTAGCTTGTAGACTTTGTATGGGCGAAGTTGATGGCAAAAGAGTTTATACTTGTAATGCCAAAGCAAAAGATGGGATGGTTGTTTATACAAACACGCCAGATATTTTAGAAGAACGAAATGCTATAATGCAAACTTACTGCGTAAATCACCCTTTAGAATGCGGTGTTTGTGATAAAAGTGGCGAGTGCCATTTACAAAACCTAACTCATCATATGAAAGTTGATGAGCAAAATTTCTCTATAAAAGATAGTCTTAAAAAAGTTAAAGATTGGGGTTTTATAAGTTATGATCCAAGTTTATGTGTAGTTTGTGAAAGATGTATCACCGTTTGTAAAGATAAAATAGGCGATAATATCCTTAAAACTACACCAAGAAATGCAGACCAAGTCCCAAAAGAGTTAAAAGAAACTATGTCAAAAGATGCTCATTTTGTATGGAGCAAAATGCAAAAAAATCTTATAGGCAAAATTAGCGATGACAACTGCGTTGCGTGTGGAGAGTGTGCGGCTGTTTGCCCTGTTGGAGCACTTGTACAAACTCATTTTAAATACACATCAAATGCTTGGGAGCTTACAAGAATTCCTGCTTCAAACCCGCATTCAAGCGATTGCGAGCTGATATACTATGATGTGAAGCAAACTAGTATAGAAGATAAAAATCCTAAAATTTATAGGGTTAGCAATGATTATGAATTTGGCGAGATAAATGGTGCAGCTAGATTTGGATATGATTTTGAAAACGGCGTAAATCGTAAAGATAAAATAAATTTTCAAAGAATTGTAGAAAAGATAAAAAATGGCGAGATAAAAACTATTAAATTTAATAGCTTTATAACAAACGAAGAGGCATTTTTGCTAAATAAATTTAAACATAAATTTGGTATAAAACTCATAAATGAAGAGGCTAGAATTTATCAAAATTTCTTAAAAAACTTTTCTAAAACTTCTGGAAGTTCGCTTTATAATGGAGATTTTGAAAGTTTAAGAAATGCTGAGTTTATAGTTGTAGCCGGTAGTTTTTTAAGAAGTGATAGCCCAAATACAAGCTATAAAATAAACAACGCATTGAAGATAAACAAAGCTAGTGGCATTTACTTTCATCCACTTGGAGATAAAGTGGTAGATAATTACTCTAAAAACTTTTTAACTTGCAAACACTCTTATAATCAAGATAGTGAAATTTTGCTTTGGATACTCCAAAGATTTGCTTCGAGCTTACCTATAAATTTGCAAGATAAATTAAATCAAGAATTTAAAGAAATACAAACTACAAACGAAGATGGAACTCAAAGTTATACCAAAATTTCTAAATTTGCTGATATTTTAGGTTTTGATGAGCAAAAAGTTTTAGCCCTTAGTGATAAAAAAGAAAAGCTATTTTTAGTAATCGGAGAGGATTTTTACTATAGTAAAAACGCTAAAACACTAGCTATGCTTACCGGTTTAGTTCAAAAATACACTCCGTTTAAAGTTATTTTGATACCATCTTGTACAAATTCTCTTGGTGTTTCGCTTATTTGTGATTTGGATGAAAAACAAGAAGGTTTTACACTTGGATACAATGAAAATTGCGATATAACATTTAGTGTATTTGGCGGAGATTTGGATGCACCTGCACTAAATGAGCAAGAAGGGACATTTTGCAATATAGAAAAAAGAGTTGTTCCAACAAATGCTGCTTTGCCGTATAATGGATACGAACTTAATGATTTTGCAAAAGAGCTTGGTTTTGGAGAGGAATTTGTGATTGATTTTACGCCAAAACTTAGTGAAAATTTGCATTTTAAGAGTATTAAATTTGATGATTTAGAAAATTTTTATGATAATGCTGGAAATTCTCATAGAGGCTACAAACTTGATGTGCAAAATTTTCAATCACAAGATGAGGTCGATTTAAGCGATATTTTGCAAGAAGATATGGGTGAAACTCTTATATATAGAGCAAATCCAGTTTATCAATTTAGTAAATTTACAAATAGAGCGAGTTTGTTAAATGAAAGTGCTTCTTTGTATGTAAGTAGCGAGTTTTTAGAAAAATACGGCTTAGACGAGAAAAGCGTGGTTATTATAAAAAAAGATGACATAAAATTTGCTATAAAGGTGAGTTTGGATAAAAATTTAGCAGGAGATATCGCTTATCTTCCTACATTTGATGAAAAAATACCTTTTAGAGATATTTTTTCACAAAGATTTGCGTCTATAAATTTAACCAAAGGAGGAAGTGATGAGTGA
- a CDS encoding NADH-ubiquinone oxidoreductase subunit E family protein, protein MKRYDLRNQKDNTLNRLKELLDMMKSDEVAIFMFEINDFSIVESSAEIVKEFGCELMNSLKFNQVDWQIVVKRCK, encoded by the coding sequence ATGAAAAGATATGACCTAAGAAATCAAAAAGATAATACTCTAAATAGACTAAAAGAGCTTCTTGATATGATGAAAAGTGATGAAGTTGCTATATTTATGTTTGAAATAAATGATTTTAGCATAGTTGAAAGCTCTGCTGAGATTGTAAAAGAATTTGGCTGTGAGCTTATGAATTCGCTTAAATTTAATCAAGTTGATTGGCAAATTGTAGTGAAAAGGTGTAAATAA
- the nuoD gene encoding NADH dehydrogenase (quinone) subunit D: MQDTNRLKPYFENIEFQKENGRMILNFGPQHPAAHGQLQLVLELDGEKITRAMPGVGYMHRGIEKMAENMIYNEFMPVTDRIDYVASSSNNYAFIGAVEKLCGIEVPRRAQIIRTILLELNRITSHLLFLGTHSLDIGAMTVFLYAFREREYILDLIEEYCGARLTHSSIKFGGVFVDLTDGWIDKMLAFCDKFPNDIKTYENLLEENRIWKMRTVDVGIISKEMALNCGCSGIMLRASGVQWDIRKEEPYLIYDELDFDVPYATSGDCYARFKLYLEEMKQCVSILRQCADLYRQSEPKLLVDSPEFVSPSKEQIMTQNYALMQHFVLVTQGMKPPCGEIYFPTESPKGELAFYIYSTGESRPYRLKIRTPSFWHCAIYENILPGCYLPDVSAIVSSSNIILGEVDR; this comes from the coding sequence ATGCAAGATACAAATAGATTAAAACCTTATTTTGAAAATATTGAATTTCAAAAAGAAAATGGTAGAATGATACTAAATTTCGGTCCGCAACACCCAGCTGCTCACGGACAACTCCAGCTTGTTTTAGAACTTGATGGAGAAAAAATAACAAGAGCTATGCCAGGAGTTGGTTATATGCACAGAGGCATAGAAAAAATGGCTGAAAATATGATATATAATGAGTTTATGCCAGTAACTGATAGGATTGATTATGTGGCTTCATCATCAAATAACTATGCGTTTATTGGGGCTGTTGAAAAGCTTTGTGGCATTGAAGTGCCAAGAAGAGCTCAAATAATTCGCACAATTTTGCTTGAATTAAATAGAATTACTTCACACTTACTCTTTTTGGGAACTCACTCTCTTGACATAGGCGCAATGACAGTGTTTTTGTATGCATTTAGAGAAAGAGAATATATTTTAGATTTGATTGAAGAGTATTGTGGTGCAAGATTAACTCATAGTTCTATTAAATTTGGCGGTGTTTTTGTTGATTTGACAGATGGATGGATAGATAAAATGCTTGCATTTTGTGATAAATTTCCAAACGATATCAAAACATACGAAAATTTACTAGAAGAAAATAGAATTTGGAAAATGCGAACAGTTGATGTTGGCATTATATCAAAAGAGATGGCATTAAACTGCGGTTGTAGCGGGATTATGCTAAGAGCTAGCGGTGTGCAGTGGGATATAAGAAAAGAAGAGCCATATCTTATATATGATGAGCTAGATTTTGATGTGCCTTATGCAACAAGTGGGGATTGTTATGCTAGATTTAAGCTTTATTTAGAAGAGATGAAGCAATGCGTTAGTATTTTAAGACAATGCGCTGATTTATACAGACAAAGCGAACCAAAACTTCTTGTTGATTCACCTGAGTTTGTAAGCCCTTCAAAAGAACAGATTATGACTCAAAACTATGCTTTAATGCAGCATTTTGTACTAGTTACTCAAGGAATGAAACCACCTTGTGGAGAAATTTACTTTCCAACAGAATCTCCAAAAGGAGAACTAGCATTTTATATATATTCAACTGGAGAAAGCAGACCTTATAGACTAAAAATACGAACCCCAAGTTTTTGGCATTGTGCTATTTATGAAAACATTTTGCCAGGGTGTTACTTGCCTGATGTTTCTGCGATAGTTAGTAGCTCAAATATCATTTTAGGCGAGGTTGATAGATGA
- a CDS encoding NADH-quinone oxidoreductase subunit C — protein MRIYSDKKDTSKKNYYEDRFFKANQTQKIDPLQTFFKDEINALTNFNILNSYVEFNTLVIYINSVDNIDVITSLKNFGYEMLCEMSGIDFIAQKNGVEVFYELLSISKKRRVRVKTFVKTDEMLQSVANIYKSANWAERELYDMMGVLFKNHPNLKRLIMPDDWFDHPLRKSYPLQGDERARWYEIDTIYGKDFRSIIGEENRDSGFVDSKDTFNFSMLYHETPKGEDRPTKPYKQEYQEENGVKFVKKVKRDNSKILDKRP, from the coding sequence ATGAGAATATACTCTGATAAAAAAGATACATCAAAAAAAAATTATTATGAAGATAGATTTTTCAAAGCCAATCAAACACAAAAAATAGATCCCTTACAAACTTTTTTCAAAGATGAAATAAATGCACTCACTAATTTTAATATACTAAATTCTTATGTTGAGTTTAATACACTTGTAATTTACATAAATAGCGTTGATAATATAGATGTTATAACAAGTCTAAAAAATTTTGGCTATGAGATGTTGTGTGAGATGAGTGGGATTGATTTTATAGCTCAAAAAAATGGCGTTGAAGTGTTTTATGAACTTCTTAGTATTTCTAAAAAAAGAAGAGTAAGAGTTAAAACATTTGTAAAAACTGATGAGATGCTACAAAGTGTTGCAAATATTTATAAAAGTGCAAATTGGGCAGAGAGAGAACTTTATGATATGATGGGGGTTTTATTTAAAAACCATCCAAATTTAAAACGCCTTATTATGCCAGATGATTGGTTTGATCATCCTTTGCGTAAATCTTATCCATTGCAAGGAGATGAAAGAGCTAGGTGGTATGAGATAGATACGATATATGGAAAAGATTTTAGAAGTATAATTGGCGAAGAAAATAGAGATAGTGGTTTTGTAGATAGCAAAGATACATTTAATTTTTCTATGCTTTACCATGAAACGCCAAAAGGCGAAGATAGACCAACTAAGCCTTATAAGCAAGAGTATCAAGAAGAAAATGGCGTTAAATTTGTAAAAAAAGTTAAACGAGATAATAGTAAAATTTTAGATAAAAGACCTTAA